A section of the Paracoccaceae bacterium genome encodes:
- a CDS encoding LacI family DNA-binding transcriptional regulator — MTRVLGATDIGATVTADRITLPKGRANLAIVAERAGVSAMTVSRSINQPGKVADATRKKVEAALDALGQFC, encoded by the coding sequence CTGACGCGTGTTTTAGGCGCAACAGACATAGGAGCTACAGTGACCGCTGATCGTATCACACTGCCCAAAGGGCGCGCGAACCTGGCAATAGTTGCTGAACGCGCCGGTGTGTCCGCAATGACTGTGTCCAGGTCAATCAACCAGCCCGGCAAAGTTGCGGATGCCACCAGAAAAAAGGTAGAGGCGGCACTGGATGCACTGGGCCAATTTTGTTGA
- a CDS encoding D-glycerate dehydrogenase: protein MKPKILVTRTLPAAVEARLDRAFDATFNSTDAPMTSADLTAAMADYDALVPTVSDRIDAAVLGSEAARVRMIANVGVGYSNIDIAAAHDLDIAVSNTPDVLTDATADIAMLLILAATRGSTAAEAKLRTGRWGGFSIVEGLGTSIQGKVLGIVGMGRIGRATARRAALGFGMKVVFYNRSAIDDLGFDATRLDSIDAVMAAADVVSLHVPGGSPPLVTADHIARMKPTAYLVNTARGDSIDQSALIDALATGRIAGAGLDVFENEPSVPDALQQMNNVTLLPHIGSATQEVRTAMGMLAADNLDAFFAGKDLPCRVV, encoded by the coding sequence GTGAAACCCAAAATTCTGGTCACCCGGACGCTGCCCGCCGCGGTCGAGGCGCGGTTGGATCGCGCCTTTGATGCCACTTTCAACAGCACTGACGCCCCGATGACATCCGCCGACCTGACGGCGGCGATGGCTGACTATGACGCGCTGGTCCCAACGGTCAGTGACAGGATCGACGCAGCTGTTCTTGGTAGCGAAGCTGCCCGGGTTCGTATGATCGCAAATGTCGGCGTCGGGTACAGCAACATCGATATCGCGGCCGCGCACGATCTGGACATCGCCGTCTCAAACACGCCTGACGTGCTGACCGATGCCACCGCCGATATCGCGATGCTGCTGATCCTTGCCGCGACCCGGGGCAGCACCGCCGCCGAGGCAAAACTGCGCACTGGTCGCTGGGGCGGGTTTTCGATTGTCGAGGGGCTTGGCACCAGTATTCAGGGCAAGGTTCTGGGGATTGTCGGGATGGGTCGCATTGGCCGCGCAACGGCGCGCCGCGCCGCCCTCGGCTTCGGGATGAAGGTGGTGTTCTACAACCGCTCGGCCATCGACGATCTTGGATTCGACGCCACCCGGCTGGACAGTATCGACGCCGTCATGGCCGCAGCAGATGTGGTATCGCTCCATGTGCCGGGCGGTAGCCCGCCGCTGGTAACCGCCGATCATATCGCGCGCATGAAACCGACCGCCTATCTGGTGAACACCGCCCGTGGGGACAGCATCGACCAGTCTGCCCTGATCGACGCCCTGGCGACGGGCCGCATCGCCGGCGCAGGTCTGGATGTATTTGAAAACGAACCATCGGTGCCCGACGCCTTGCAACAGATGAACAACGTCACCCTGCTGCCGCACATCGGTTCAGCCACGCAGGAGGTGCGCACCGCGATGGGTATGCTGGCGGCCGACAATCTGGATGCCTTCTTCGCAGGCAAGGATCTGCCCTGCCGCGTTGTGTGA
- the cobN gene encoding cobaltochelatase subunit CobN — MHLLAATPGAIDDGTEPVDLGQTPADVVVISAADTELAALSEARTEMESPPTLRLASLMHLKHPMSVDLHLDTCATKSRLVVVRMLGGAGYWRYGFEQYAARLAEARVPVAFLPGDDKPDPELREFSTVSTQHYDALWAYLVEGGGENSANFLSYCNHILDSTEEPNPARPLLRAGVYWPGAGVADIATAQQNWTDGAPVVPLIFYRALVQGAGLNPVNRLTRTLLREGVNPLPIFVASLKDPVSVATLDGLFRAAPPDAILNATSFAVGSPHTDDPTANNPLAGPAANAAPVYQVVFSAASEDSWANGTSGLSARDIAMNVALPEVDGRILSRAVSFKGEAFFDEATECPIATYRAQGDRIAFVAKLAANQARLRNTPASDRKVALILANYPNKDGRLANGVGLDTPAATVNALHRLAQDGYRTHNLPGDSATLMETILQGPTNWLTDRAIRTGGVTLSMADYQIDYGQLPLEVRQKIEERWGAPQADPFFSPGEVDCGHFSLSVLEFGNVVVGIQPARGYNIDPTDTYHSPDLTPPHNYLAFYFWLRHQFRADAIVHMGKHGNLEWLPGKALALSDSCCPEAILGPTPHIYPFIVNDPGEGTQAKRRAQAVIIDHLTPPLTRAETYGPLRDLEALVDEYYEAAGVDPRRITHLRREILSLTSATGLDADAGFTGDADGDLAKLDAYLCELKEAQIRDGLHVFGNSPEGALERDLLIALARTPRGDGTGGNASILRAMAADLGLSLDPLDCDMASPAIGKPDALAGLSTENWRSNGDTVERLELLAQALLDDPEAPVPGPATGAVLDQILAGLRPSVAACGDAEMDGLMTALSGRAVPPGPSGAPTRGRPDVLPTGRNFYSVDTRAVPTPTAWKLGWKSANLLIEKHLQDHGDWPRAMLLTAWGTANMRTGGDDIAQCLALMGVKPTWDSANRRVTGFEVLPASVLGRPRVDVTLRISGFFRDAFPGLIDLVDSAARAVMALDEPADLNPARANAKGADGQHRVFGSKPGAYGAGLQAMIDEKLWRDPADLADAYLEWGGYAYGNKAEGVRARQAFETRLGQVEAVVQNQDNREHDVLDSDDYYQFEGGAAAAVQHLQGQSRTIYHNDHSRPERPLIRTLEDEIGRVVRSRVVNPKWIDGVKRHGYKGAFEIAATVDYMFAFAATTGAVKGHHFDAVLAAFLEDEDTRDFIAEANAPALAEIAERLAEAIDRGLWTPRSNSARALIDRLRA; from the coding sequence ATGCATTTGCTGGCGGCAACCCCCGGCGCCATCGACGATGGCACCGAACCCGTCGACCTGGGCCAGACCCCGGCAGATGTTGTGGTGATTTCAGCCGCCGATACCGAATTGGCCGCGCTGTCCGAAGCCCGCACAGAAATGGAGTCCCCCCCGACCCTGCGACTGGCCAGCCTGATGCATCTGAAGCACCCGATGTCGGTTGATTTGCATCTGGACACCTGCGCCACGAAATCCCGTCTGGTGGTGGTGCGGATGCTCGGCGGCGCGGGCTATTGGCGATACGGGTTTGAACAATACGCCGCCCGGCTGGCCGAGGCGCGCGTGCCTGTCGCCTTCCTGCCAGGCGATGACAAACCAGACCCCGAACTGCGCGAATTCTCGACCGTTTCGACGCAACATTACGACGCGCTTTGGGCCTATCTTGTGGAAGGTGGTGGCGAAAATTCGGCGAATTTCCTGAGCTATTGCAACCACATACTGGACAGCACGGAAGAACCGAATCCGGCCCGCCCACTGTTGCGCGCGGGCGTCTATTGGCCCGGTGCGGGTGTTGCCGATATTGCAACGGCGCAGCAGAACTGGACCGACGGCGCACCGGTCGTTCCGCTGATCTTCTATCGCGCCTTGGTGCAGGGGGCGGGGCTGAACCCGGTCAACCGGTTGACGCGCACGCTGCTGCGCGAGGGGGTGAACCCGCTGCCGATTTTCGTCGCCTCGCTGAAGGATCCGGTAAGCGTTGCAACGCTGGATGGTCTGTTTCGCGCAGCGCCGCCAGATGCGATCCTGAACGCGACCAGCTTTGCGGTTGGCTCTCCACACACCGACGATCCAACGGCGAACAACCCGCTGGCCGGTCCCGCCGCCAATGCCGCCCCGGTCTATCAGGTCGTCTTTTCCGCCGCCTCGGAAGACAGCTGGGCCAACGGAACTTCGGGCCTGTCCGCGCGCGATATCGCCATGAACGTCGCCCTGCCAGAGGTCGACGGCCGCATCCTGTCCCGCGCGGTATCGTTTAAGGGTGAAGCATTTTTTGACGAGGCGACGGAATGCCCCATCGCCACATACCGTGCCCAGGGGGATCGCATTGCCTTTGTCGCCAAACTTGCCGCCAACCAGGCACGTCTGCGCAATACCCCTGCGTCTGACCGCAAGGTCGCGCTGATCCTCGCCAATTATCCCAACAAGGACGGGCGACTGGCGAATGGGGTCGGTCTAGATACGCCCGCGGCGACGGTGAATGCCCTGCACCGTCTTGCGCAGGACGGGTATCGCACCCACAACCTGCCCGGCGACAGCGCGACGTTGATGGAAACGATCCTGCAAGGTCCGACCAACTGGCTGACAGATCGCGCCATCCGAACCGGCGGCGTCACCCTGTCGATGGCGGATTACCAGATTGATTATGGTCAACTGCCGCTTGAGGTCCGCCAAAAGATCGAAGAGCGCTGGGGGGCACCACAGGCCGACCCGTTCTTTTCACCCGGAGAGGTCGATTGCGGGCATTTCAGCCTGTCTGTTCTGGAGTTCGGCAACGTCGTCGTCGGTATCCAGCCTGCGCGCGGTTATAACATCGACCCGACCGATACCTATCATTCGCCCGACCTGACGCCGCCGCACAATTACCTCGCCTTCTATTTCTGGCTGCGGCATCAGTTTCGCGCCGACGCAATCGTCCACATGGGCAAGCACGGCAATCTGGAATGGCTGCCCGGCAAGGCGCTGGCCCTGTCCGATAGCTGCTGCCCCGAAGCCATCCTTGGCCCGACGCCGCATATCTATCCCTTCATCGTCAATGATCCCGGCGAAGGAACACAGGCAAAACGCCGGGCACAGGCGGTCATTATCGACCACCTGACGCCGCCCCTGACACGCGCGGAAACCTACGGACCGCTACGGGATCTTGAGGCATTGGTTGACGAATACTACGAAGCTGCAGGCGTCGATCCCCGGCGCATCACGCACCTGCGCCGCGAAATTCTGTCGCTGACCTCGGCCACCGGGCTGGACGCGGATGCCGGGTTCACCGGTGATGCGGATGGCGATCTGGCCAAGCTGGACGCCTATCTGTGTGAGCTGAAGGAGGCGCAGATTCGCGATGGATTACATGTGTTTGGCAACAGTCCGGAAGGGGCGCTGGAACGTGATCTGCTGATCGCGCTGGCGCGCACGCCGCGCGGTGACGGGACCGGCGGAAATGCCTCGATCCTGCGGGCGATGGCCGCTGATCTTGGCCTGTCGCTTGACCCGCTGGATTGCGATATGGCGTCACCGGCGATCGGAAAGCCTGACGCGCTGGCAGGTCTTTCCACGGAAAACTGGCGCAGCAACGGCGACACGGTCGAACGTCTGGAACTGTTGGCGCAGGCGCTGTTGGATGACCCCGAAGCGCCCGTTCCGGGACCGGCCACAGGGGCGGTTCTGGATCAGATCTTGGCCGGTCTGCGCCCCTCGGTCGCGGCCTGCGGGGATGCCGAAATGGATGGGCTGATGACCGCGCTAAGCGGGCGTGCGGTGCCACCCGGGCCGTCCGGTGCGCCCACGCGCGGACGGCCCGATGTGTTGCCGACGGGGCGAAATTTCTATTCGGTCGATACCCGTGCGGTGCCGACGCCGACCGCATGGAAACTGGGGTGGAAATCCGCCAACCTGTTGATCGAAAAGCACCTTCAGGATCACGGAGACTGGCCGCGTGCCATGCTTCTGACCGCCTGGGGCACGGCCAACATGCGCACCGGCGGTGACGACATCGCGCAGTGTCTGGCGCTGATGGGGGTCAAACCGACATGGGATTCCGCGAACCGCCGCGTCACCGGGTTCGAGGTGTTGCCAGCCAGTGTTCTGGGACGGCCCCGGGTGGATGTGACGCTCAGGATCTCGGGGTTTTTTCGCGATGCGTTTCCTGGCCTGATCGACCTTGTGGACAGCGCCGCACGGGCCGTCATGGCGCTGGACGAACCGGCGGACCTGAACCCGGCGCGGGCCAATGCCAAGGGGGCGGACGGGCAGCATCGTGTGTTCGGTTCTAAGCCCGGTGCATATGGCGCCGGACTACAGGCGATGATTGACGAAAAGCTGTGGCGCGACCCGGCAGACCTGGCAGATGCGTATCTGGAATGGGGCGGCTATGCCTATGGAAACAAAGCCGAAGGTGTGCGCGCGCGCCAAGCGTTCGAGACGCGTTTGGGACAGGTAGAGGCGGTGGTTCAGAACCAGGACAACCGCGAACATGACGTGCTGGACAGCGACGATTATTACCAGTTCGAAGGCGGCGCCGCGGCGGCGGTTCAACACCTGCAGGGGCAATCCCGCACGATCTATCACAACGATCATTCGCGCCCGGAACGCCCGCTGATCCGCACGTTGGAGGATGAGATCGGGCGCGTTGTACGCTCCCGTGTGGTGAACCCCAAGTGGATCGACGGGGTGAAACGGCACGGGTACAAAGGTGCGTTCGAAATCGCGGCGACGGTGGACTATATGTTCGCATTCGCGGCGACCACCGGGGCGGTGAAGGGCCACCATTTTGACGCCGTCCTTGCCGCGTTTCTGGAAGATGAAGACACCCGCGACTTCATTGCTGAGGCGAATGCCCCAGCCCTTGCCGAGATTGCCGAGCGGCTGGCCGAAGCGATTGATCGCGGCCTCTGGACGCCACGATCAAACTCTGCCCGGGCGTTGATTGATCGGCTACGTGCCTGA
- a CDS encoding alpha/beta fold hydrolase, whose translation MREPLVLLPGMMCDGRLFAPQIAAFSSERAVMVAPLTGADTMQALAGAILAIAPPRFALAGLSMGGIVAMEMFRQAPERISRLALLDTNALADPPENAPVRQAQVKQALGGGLRNVMRDEMKPNYLSDGPDRDRILDLCMQMAEDLGPKVFADQSAAIQHRPDQRQTLKSVAVPTLILCGEDDRLCPLARHELMHDLIEGSRLAVIPGAGHLPTLENPEPTNRKLNEWLTQ comes from the coding sequence ATGCGGGAACCACTGGTCCTGTTGCCCGGCATGATGTGTGACGGGCGCTTGTTCGCCCCCCAGATCGCCGCCTTCTCGTCCGAGAGGGCGGTCATGGTGGCCCCATTGACCGGGGCTGATACCATGCAGGCGCTGGCGGGTGCGATCCTTGCCATCGCGCCGCCTCGTTTTGCGCTGGCGGGTCTGTCGATGGGGGGCATCGTCGCGATGGAGATGTTTCGCCAGGCACCGGAGCGGATCAGCAGGCTTGCCCTTCTGGATACCAATGCGCTTGCCGATCCACCCGAAAACGCGCCGGTACGCCAAGCCCAGGTCAAACAGGCGCTGGGCGGCGGTTTGCGCAACGTGATGCGCGACGAGATGAAGCCGAACTATCTGAGCGACGGCCCGGACCGCGACAGGATCCTCGACCTGTGTATGCAGATGGCCGAAGATCTTGGGCCAAAGGTCTTCGCCGACCAATCCGCCGCTATCCAGCACCGCCCGGATCAGCGCCAGACGCTGAAGTCCGTGGCGGTGCCGACATTGATACTCTGCGGTGAAGACGACCGGCTTTGCCCGCTGGCGCGTCATGAACTGATGCACGACCTGATCGAAGGATCGCGGCTTGCCGTGATCCCCGGCGCTGGCCACCTGCCAACGCTGGAAAATCCAGAACCCACAAACAGGAAATTGAACGAATGGCTGACACAGTAA
- the hpaH gene encoding 2-oxo-hepta-3-ene-1,7-dioic acid hydratase produces MTPQDLAKAATDLLSAEASGTQIGLLTKVHPDMGMDDAYAIQNAIYRAKLDQGRRVVGWKIGLTSKAMQYALNIDIPDSGILFDDMVFDHGATIPAGRFIQPRIEAEIAFVMKSPIGGSAVTRAQVLAATDYVAPAIEILDTRIVRLDADTGETRNVFDTISDNAANAGVVLGAGKHAVDAFDLRWVGAITSRDGVVEETGLGAGVLNDPVESVVWLAHRMAQYGQQIEPGQIILSGSFIRAVECPAGSQIHADFGGFGSVDISFA; encoded by the coding sequence ATGACCCCGCAAGATCTCGCCAAAGCTGCGACCGACCTGCTGAGTGCCGAGGCGTCCGGCACCCAGATCGGCCTGCTGACAAAGGTGCACCCTGACATGGGCATGGATGATGCCTATGCCATTCAGAATGCGATCTATCGGGCCAAGCTGGACCAGGGGCGTCGCGTTGTCGGCTGGAAAATCGGTTTGACCTCGAAGGCAATGCAATACGCGTTGAACATCGATATCCCCGATAGCGGGATCCTGTTTGATGACATGGTATTTGACCACGGCGCGACCATTCCAGCCGGGCGGTTCATTCAGCCCCGGATCGAAGCCGAAATCGCATTCGTGATGAAATCCCCCATCGGCGGTTCCGCCGTTACGCGCGCGCAGGTTCTGGCGGCAACGGACTATGTCGCGCCAGCAATCGAAATCCTGGATACACGGATTGTTCGGTTGGATGCCGACACCGGCGAGACCCGCAATGTGTTTGATACCATAAGCGACAACGCGGCCAATGCAGGCGTGGTTCTGGGGGCCGGGAAACACGCCGTGGATGCCTTCGATCTGCGCTGGGTCGGCGCGATTACATCCCGCGACGGTGTCGTCGAAGAAACCGGCCTTGGGGCCGGGGTTCTGAATGACCCTGTAGAAAGCGTCGTCTGGCTGGCGCATCGAATGGCGCAATACGGACAACAGATCGAGCCGGGCCAGATCATCCTGTCGGGCAGTTTCATCCGCGCCGTCGAATGCCCTGCGGGTTCACAGATCCATGCAGATTTCGGCGGCTTCGGGTCCGTCGACATCTCGTTCGCCTGA
- the cobW gene encoding cobalamin biosynthesis protein CobW, producing MPAKIPATVVTGFLGSGKTTLIRHLIENAGGRRIALVINEFGDLGVDGDILKGCGDEACAEDDIIELSNGCICCTVAEDFVPTIEALLARETPPDHIVIETSGLALPQPLVRAFNWPEIATRVTVDGVVTVVDGKAVAEGRFAHNVAAVDAQRAMDDNLDHETPLSELFEDQIACADMIVVNKSDLLGAAEASDLQDSLRIDSRDGVQVLATSHGALPVDVVLGQGSGAEGDMDARHEVHHHHHDHDENSDDAGDDHHHHDHDDFESFTVTRGEIDDPVAFAEQVATVIRAHDILRLKGFAAVTGKPMRLTLQAVGPRIDTYFDRPFGSAARETRLVVIGQSGLDQAAITAALSA from the coding sequence ATGCCCGCAAAAATTCCTGCCACTGTCGTCACCGGCTTCCTCGGGTCCGGCAAAACCACGCTGATCCGGCATCTGATCGAAAATGCCGGGGGCCGCCGCATCGCGCTGGTTATCAACGAATTCGGCGACCTGGGCGTGGACGGAGATATCCTGAAAGGTTGCGGGGATGAGGCCTGCGCCGAGGATGACATCATTGAGCTGTCCAACGGCTGCATCTGCTGCACGGTGGCCGAGGATTTCGTGCCCACGATCGAAGCCCTGCTGGCACGCGAAACACCACCCGATCATATCGTGATCGAGACCAGCGGCCTCGCCCTGCCGCAACCGTTGGTCCGTGCCTTCAACTGGCCCGAAATCGCAACCCGCGTGACGGTGGACGGCGTGGTCACCGTGGTCGATGGCAAGGCGGTGGCCGAGGGGCGGTTTGCCCATAACGTCGCCGCCGTGGACGCCCAGCGCGCGATGGACGACAACCTGGATCACGAAACCCCGCTGAGCGAGTTGTTCGAGGATCAGATCGCCTGCGCGGACATGATTGTCGTCAATAAATCCGATCTTCTGGGCGCGGCCGAGGCTTCGGACCTTCAGGACAGCCTGCGCATTGACAGCCGGGATGGCGTGCAGGTGCTGGCAACCTCGCACGGGGCGCTGCCGGTGGATGTTGTGCTTGGGCAAGGCTCAGGGGCCGAGGGCGACATGGATGCCCGTCACGAAGTGCATCACCATCATCATGACCACGACGAAAACAGCGACGATGCAGGCGATGACCACCATCACCACGACCACGACGACTTTGAAAGTTTCACCGTAACACGCGGCGAAATCGACGATCCGGTCGCCTTTGCCGAACAGGTGGCCACGGTTATTCGCGCCCATGACATCCTGCGCCTGAAAGGTTTCGCGGCCGTCACCGGCAAACCCATGCGCCTGACCCTGCAGGCCGTCGGCCCGCGTATCGACACCTATTTCGACCGCCCATTCGGCAGTGCTGCGCGCGAAACCCGACTTGTCGTCATCGGCCAATCAGGACTTGACCAGGCCGCGATCACGGCGGCGCTGTCGGCATGA
- a CDS encoding hydantoin utilization protein A translates to MKKILTAALALAATPAMAHHPLGGLPMETFAHGLLSGAGHPVLGFDHLFFVALMGVAALFTVRKYASPLAYIGAMLAGTLMISTGLTLPGIEFVVALSLLALGAVVLSGRALGMPAALVLFAGFGLFHGAAFGGSIAGQEGGVGGAVLIGYLIGLGAIQYGIALAAGWVAERLLGATEAAAVNARLAGAMVAGVGAFLVLEAVEGPVLGAVFGV, encoded by the coding sequence ATGAAAAAAATTCTGACCGCTGCGCTGGCGCTTGCTGCCACGCCTGCCATGGCCCACCACCCGCTGGGTGGCTTGCCGATGGAAACTTTTGCACATGGCCTGTTGTCGGGTGCCGGGCATCCGGTGCTGGGCTTTGACCATCTGTTTTTCGTGGCGCTGATGGGCGTCGCGGCACTGTTCACTGTGCGCAAGTATGCCTCACCCTTGGCGTATATCGGCGCGATGCTGGCCGGGACGCTGATGATTTCGACCGGGCTGACCCTGCCGGGGATCGAGTTCGTCGTGGCCCTGTCGCTGCTGGCGCTTGGAGCGGTCGTCTTGTCGGGCCGCGCGCTTGGGATGCCCGCCGCGCTGGTCCTGTTCGCCGGCTTCGGCCTGTTCCACGGAGCCGCCTTTGGCGGGTCCATCGCGGGGCAGGAAGGCGGCGTCGGAGGCGCGGTTCTGATCGGCTATCTGATTGGCCTGGGCGCGATCCAATACGGCATCGCACTGGCCGCGGGCTGGGTCGCGGAACGCCTGCTTGGCGCGACCGAGGCTGCCGCCGTGAACGCCCGCCTGGCGGGCGCAATGGTCGCCGGTGTTGGCGCGTTCCTGGTGCTGGAGGCCGTCGAAGGCCCGGTTCTGGGTGCTGTCTTCGGCGTCTGA
- the hpaR gene encoding homoprotocatechuate degradation operon regulator HpaR → MASDKDDDPQPELRSTDRSLAISLLRTRESVMQPIREMLSKSGISEQKWRVLRVVAESGPMDQTVLADRACLLLPSLTRILKAMEDDGLLDRNPSETDRRKTLVSIAPNGQSILEKHADESNAIFQRLRDNYGHDDMRKLLDMLERLQSIAP, encoded by the coding sequence ATGGCATCTGACAAAGACGATGATCCGCAGCCCGAATTGCGTAGCACCGACAGATCGCTTGCGATTTCCCTTTTGAGGACGCGGGAAAGCGTGATGCAGCCGATCCGCGAAATGCTTAGCAAAAGCGGGATCAGCGAACAAAAATGGCGCGTTCTGCGTGTTGTGGCCGAATCTGGTCCGATGGATCAGACCGTTCTGGCCGACCGGGCCTGCCTGCTGCTGCCCAGTTTGACGCGGATCCTGAAGGCGATGGAAGACGACGGGTTGCTTGATCGCAATCCCAGCGAAACCGACCGGCGCAAGACGCTTGTTTCCATTGCGCCAAATGGCCAGTCAATCCTTGAAAAACACGCCGATGAATCAAACGCGATTTTCCAGCGATTGCGTGACAATTACGGGCACGACGACATGCGCAAACTGCTCGACATGTTAGAGCGTCTGCAGAGCATCGCCCCCTGA